A window of the Thermoleophilia bacterium SCSIO 60948 genome harbors these coding sequences:
- a CDS encoding DUF721 domain-containing protein, whose translation MSERGPRRLGMSLGRVTPDIAPATPLARIQAVWEEAAGRQVASNASPVALREDVLIVACSSAAWAQELELMQTQLAAALAERLPDEDRIASFRFRVGERP comes from the coding sequence GTGAGCGAGCGCGGTCCGCGCCGGCTCGGGATGTCGCTCGGACGGGTGACCCCCGATATCGCACCGGCGACGCCGCTGGCGCGCATCCAGGCCGTCTGGGAGGAGGCGGCGGGCCGACAGGTCGCCTCGAACGCGTCGCCGGTGGCGTTGCGCGAAGACGTCCTGATCGTCGCCTGCTCGAGCGCGGCCTGGGCTCAGGAACTCGAACTCATGCAGACCCAGCTCGCTGCGGCACTCGCCGAGAGGCTCCCCGACGAGGACCGGATCGCCAGCTTCCGCTTCCGCGTCGGCGAACGCCCGTGA